The Tessaracoccus timonensis sequence AGGCGCAGATCTCCGGCCAGTTCACGCCCGAAGAGGCTGGGCAGCTTGCGAATGTGCTGAAGTTCGGTTCGCTGCCGCTCAACTTTGAGCCGTCGCAGATCGAGAGCGTGTCCCCGACGCTGGGTGGCGAGCAGCTGCGCGTCGGCCTCATCGCCGGCGCTCTGGGGCTCGCGATCGTCGCCATCTATGCCCTGTTGTACTACCGCGGGCTGGGCCTCGTCGTGCTCCTGTCGCTTGGGCTGGCAGGTGTGACCACCTACGTCATGATGACGCTGCTCGGCACGGCCGTGGGCTTCACTCTGAGCCTGCCCGCGATAGCGGGCGCCATCGTCGGTGTCGCGGTGACGGCGGACGCGTTCATCATCTATTTCGAGCGAATACGAGATGAGATTCGCGAAGGACGAAGTCTCCGCTCCTCGCTGGAATCGGGATGGAAGAAGGCGCGCAGCACCATCTTCGTCGCGAACGCCGTGCAGATTCTGGCCGCCATCGTGTTGTACATCTTGGCTGTGGGCGGCGTGCAGGGCTTCGCCTTCTCGCTGGGGCTCACCACGTTCATCAACCTGGTGCTCGTCGTGTGCTTCACGAAACCACTCGTGACGCTGCTCGGCCGCACCAAATTCTTCGGCGAAGGACACCGACTCTCTGGGCTCAGCCCGGACAAGATGGGTGTCTCCCGTGAGCGGCTCCTTGGCCGCCGCACCAAACGGAAGGAGGCCTGAAATGTCGGAAACGACCAAGACTCCGAAGGAGAGCATCGCTCACCGCCTGTACTCGGGCAAACTCAGCTACGACTTCATCAAGAACCGCAAGATGTGGTTCACCATCACCGCGGCCGTCGTGCTGATCTCCATCCTCGTGTTGATCTTCAAACAGCTCACCCTCGGTATCGAGTTCCGTGGCGGCACCGACTTCCAAGCACCCATCGAAGTGCAGGGCGAGACCATCCAGGACGTTCGCAACGCCACGAGCGAATTTGCCATCACGGATCTGGATGCGCAGGTGTTCGCGATCGGCGATTCCGCAGTGCGAGTACAGACACGCTCGCTCACACCGTCGGAAATCACCCAAACGCGCCAGGACATTGCGGATGCGGTCGGCGCTGACACCGAACAGGTCACCTACAACACCATCGGTGGCTCGTGGGGCGACAAGATTTCTCGCGACGCCGCCATCGCGGTGGCGGTATTCATCGCGCTGGTGATGCTCCTCATTTCGATATACTTCCGCAACTGGCGCATGGCGGTAGCGGCTGTGATCGCGCTGGCACACGACGTGATGGTCACCCTCGGCGTGTATGCGCTGGTCGGGTTCACCGTCACCCCGTCCACGCTGATCGGCATCCTGACGATTCTCGGCTACTCGCTCTACGACACTGTGGTGGTGTTCGACAAGGTGCGGGAGAACGTCAAGGATTTGGAGCACAGCTCCAAGACGTACTCGCAGCAAGCAAACCTCGCCATTAACCAGGTGCTGGTGCGGTCGGTCAACACCACCGTCATCGGTGTGCTCCCCGTCACCGCCATGCTGTTTGCTGGCGTGATCGGCAACTCCAACCCGTTGCAGGATCTCGGCCTGGCTCTGCTCGTCGGCATGATTGCTGGCGCGTTCTCGTCGATCTTCATTGCGACTCCGCTGCTGGCATGGTTCACCGAGCGCACGCCGGCGATGCGCGAACATCGCGCCACCCTCGAGAAGCGCCGCGCTCGCGACGAGCACCGTGCGCAGGCTAAGGCGAACGAGGCCGACGAGGCTCAGCCCGTCGCTGCCACCACCGCGCCGACCGTTCCGCTGGAACGCCGTCAGCGTCGCACCCACCAAACCCGCGCGCAGCGCAAGGGGAAGAAATGAACGACGACATCGCCCAGCTCATCAAGGATGTACCTGATTTCCCCAAACCGGGGATTGTGTTCAAGGACATCACTCCGCTGCTCGCATCGCCGACTGGGTTCCAGAAAGCGGTAGATGCGCTGGCCGCGTCGGCACCCGAGGGCATTGACGCCGTGGTGGGCATGGAAGCTCGCGGATTCATCTTCGCGGCGCCGGTAGCGTTGATGCTGCATGCCGGTTTCGTTCCCGTGCGCAAGCCCGGCAAGCTCCCCGGCGACGTGTACTCCCAGTCGTTCGACCTCGAGTACGGCTCCGAGACGCTCACGGTGCACCGCAACGCCATCGAGCCCGGGGCCCGCGTGCTCGTGATCGACGATGTGCTCGCCACCGGCGGTACTGTCGCCGCCACCGCTGGTTTGCTGCGGCAGCTGGGCGCTGAGCTCGTGCACGTCGCGGTGGTGCTCGAACTTGCCGAGCTTGGCGGGCGCAAGGTGCTGGAGGACCAGGGAATCGCCCGCGTCAGTTCGCTCGTGCAGGGCTGATCCGTGGCGTCACGGCTGAAGGCCGGCCCGCTCGCGCTGGTCAGCTTGCCCAAGGTCGCGGAGTCTCCGTTCAAGGAGCTCGCGCGCCGCGGCATGCTCGCCTTCATGCTGTTGCTGATCTGTACGCTCATCGTGTGGGTCGATGCGCCGTCCTACAGCGACAACGTGGGTCAAGACGGCGTCGGCTTCATCGACGCGCTCTACTACGCCACAGTGACGCTCACCACCACCGGGTACGGAGACATCACGCCCGTCGCGCCGCACGCTCGGCTGCTCAACATCATCGTCATCACGCCGCTCAGGATTGGCTTCCTGGTGCTGTTGGTCGGCACCACCATCGAGGTGCTTGCCAACGAAGGCAGCCGCTCGATTCGAGATGCGCGTTGGAGGAGAAGAATGCGCAACCACATCGTCGTTATCGGTTACGGCACCAAGGGGCGTTCTGCGG is a genomic window containing:
- the secF gene encoding protein translocase subunit SecF; this translates as MSETTKTPKESIAHRLYSGKLSYDFIKNRKMWFTITAAVVLISILVLIFKQLTLGIEFRGGTDFQAPIEVQGETIQDVRNATSEFAITDLDAQVFAIGDSAVRVQTRSLTPSEITQTRQDIADAVGADTEQVTYNTIGGSWGDKISRDAAIAVAVFIALVMLLISIYFRNWRMAVAAVIALAHDVMVTLGVYALVGFTVTPSTLIGILTILGYSLYDTVVVFDKVRENVKDLEHSSKTYSQQANLAINQVLVRSVNTTVIGVLPVTAMLFAGVIGNSNPLQDLGLALLVGMIAGAFSSIFIATPLLAWFTERTPAMREHRATLEKRRARDEHRAQAKANEADEAQPVAATTAPTVPLERRQRRTHQTRAQRKGKK
- a CDS encoding adenine phosphoribosyltransferase; the encoded protein is MNDDIAQLIKDVPDFPKPGIVFKDITPLLASPTGFQKAVDALAASAPEGIDAVVGMEARGFIFAAPVALMLHAGFVPVRKPGKLPGDVYSQSFDLEYGSETLTVHRNAIEPGARVLVIDDVLATGGTVAATAGLLRQLGAELVHVAVVLELAELGGRKVLEDQGIARVSSLVQG